Proteins encoded in a region of the Solanum stenotomum isolate F172 unplaced genomic scaffold, ASM1918654v1 scaffold35404, whole genome shotgun sequence genome:
- the LOC125852447 gene encoding hydroxyethylthiazole kinase: protein MEEDKSTNTIEPQKGAQQNPIHWPKQAWTHFELVRQKSPLIQCITNFVSMDLMANTLLSAGASPAMIHSVEEIPEFTPKALGVCINAGTLTPDWLPGMKLAAQVANQSKKPWVLDPVAAGGSSFRLKACLELLALKPSVVRGNGSEILALFKGCVDSNSKGADSVHGSSDAVEAAKSLAQQSGSVVAISGAVDYITDGDRVVCVHNGVPMLQKITASGCSVTALIAAFVAVDPSHAVEATASALAIFGVASEVGMDMARGPASLRTLLIDSLYGLDEATALDRVRINRL, encoded by the exons ATGGAAGAAGACAAAAGTACTAACACCATTGAACCCCAAAAGGGAGCTCAACAAAACCCTATACATTGGCCCAAACAAGCATGGACCCATTTCGAATTAGTTCGTCAAAAATCCCCATTAATTCAATGTATAACCAACTTCGTTTCAATGGATTTGATGGCCAATACTCTGTTATCCGCCGGTGCATCGCCGGCGATGATTCATTCCGTTGAAGAAATCCCAGAATTTACTCCAAAAGCCCTTGGAGTTTGCATAAATGCCGGAACCCTCACTCCTGACTGGCTACCCGGTATGAAATTGGCGGCACAGGTGGCGAATCAATCGAAAAAACCTTGGGTGCTTGATCCTGTAGCTGCCGGTGGGTCAAGTTTCCGGTTAAAGGCGTGTTTGGAGCTACTTGCTTTAAAGCCTAGTGTTGTTAGAGGCAATGGGTCTGAGATTCTTGCTCTTTTTAAGGGTTGTGTTGACTCAAATTCGAAG GGTGCGGATAGTGTACATGGTTCAAGTGATGCTGTTGAAGCTGCTAAGTCTCTTGCTCAACAAAGTGGTAGTGTAGTTGCTATTTCTGGAGCTGTTGACTATATCACAGATGGTGATAGGGTTGTTTGTGTTCATAATGGGGTGCCTATGTTGCAAAAAATTACTGCATCTGGATGTTCTGTCACTGCCCTCATTGCTGCCTTTGTCGCAGTTGATCCATCCCATGCTGTTGAAGCAACAGCTTCTGCATTGGCTATCTTTGGTGTCGCAAGTGAAGTAGGGATGGACATGGCTAGAGGTCCAGCTTCACTGCGGACACTGTTGATTGATTCGTTATATGGACTTGATGAAGCTACTGCACTTGATCGAGTAAGAATCAACCGCCTTTAA
- the LOC125852445 gene encoding chaperonin CPN60-2, mitochondrial, with amino-acid sequence MYRFAAKLASKSRVARSSTQQVGSRLNWSRNYAAKDIKFGVEARGLMLQGVEQLADAVKVTMGPKGRNVVIEQSWGAPKVTKDGVTVAKSIEFKDKIKNVGASLVKQVANATNDAAGDGTTCATVLTRAIFAEGCKSVAAGMNAMDLRRGITMAVDAVVTNLKSRARMICTSEEIAQVGTISTNGEREIGEIIARAMEQVGKEGVITIQDGKTLVNDLQVVEGMKLDRGYISPYFITNEKNQKCELDDPLILIHEKKISSINAIVKVLELALKRQRPLLIVSEDVESEALATLILNKLRAGIKVCAIKAPGFGENRKANLQDLAALTGGQVITEELGMNIENVELDMLGKCKKVTISKDDTVVLDGAGEKKAIEERCEQIRSAIELSTSDYDKEKLQERLARLSGGVAVLKVGGASEIEVGEKKDRVTDALNATKAAVEEGILPGGGVALLYASKELDSLPTANFDQKIGVQIIQNALKTPVYTIASNAGVEGSVVVGKLLEQDNPDLGYDAAKGEYVDMVKAGIIDPLKVIRTALVDAASVSSLLTTTEAVIVELPKDEKAAPAMPGGGMDY; translated from the exons ATGTATCGTTTTGCAGCAAAACTTGCTTCTAAATCCAg GGTTGCAAGAAGCAGCACCCAACAG GTTGGTAGTAGGTTGAATTGGAGCAGAAACTATGCTGCTAAGGATATTAAATTTGGAGTTGAAGCTAGGGGACTGATGCTTCAAGGAGTTGAGCAACTTGCTGATGCAGTTAAAGTCACTATGGGTCCAAAG GGTCGTAATGTGGTGATTGAACAAAGTTGGGGTGCACCCAAGGTGACAAAAGATGGTGTCACTGTTGCAAAAAGCATCGAATTCaaggacaaaataaaaaatgttggtGCCAGCCTTGTAAAGCAAGTTGCCAATGCCACTAATGATGCTGCTGGTGATG GTACCACTTGTGCAACAGTCCTCACCCGAGCAATATTTGCTGAAGGGTGCAAGTCTGTAGCTGCTGGTATGAATGCAATGGATCTTAGACGAGGTATCACAATGGCTGTCGATGCTGTTGTAACAAACCTGAAAAGCAGAGCACGCATGATATGCACATCCGAGGAGATTGCCCAG GTTGGTACAATCTCCACAAATGGAGAAAGGGAAATAGGTGAGATAATTGCAAGGGCTATGGAGCAAGTAGGAAAGGAAGGTGTCATCACTATTCAA GATGGAAAGACACTGGTTAATGATTTGCAAGTTGTTGAGGGGATGAAGTTGGACAGGGGCTACATATCCCCATACTTCATCACAAATGAGAAGAATCAGAAATGT GAGCTGGATGACCCACTTATTCTTATTCATGAGAAAAAAATCTCAAGCATAAATGCTATTGTGAAAGTGTTAGAATTGGCTTTGAAG AGACAAAGGCCCCTCCTAATTGTGTCCGAGGATGTGGAGAGTGAAGCACTCGCTACACTTATTCTGAACAAGCTTCGTGCTGGAATCAAG GTTTGCGCCATAAAAGCTCCAGGATTTGGTGAAAACAGGAAGGCTAATTTGCAAGATCTTGCTGCTTTAACTGGAGGCCAG GTCATAACGGAAGAACTTGGAATGAACATTGAAAATGTGGAGTTGGACATGCTGGGAAAATGCAAAAag gtGACTATCTCCAAGGATGACACCGTTGTTCTTGATGGTGCGGGTGAGAAGAAGGCCATAGAGGAGAGATGTGAGCAG ATTAGATCAGCAATTGAACTGAGCACGTCTGATTATGACAAGGAGAAATTGCAAGAAAGACTAGCTAGGCTTTCAGGGGGTGTTGCAGTGTTGAAG GTAGGAGGAGCTAGTGAAATTGAGGTTGGTGAGAAGAAAGACAGAGTTACAGATGCTTTGAATGCCACAAAAGCTGCTGTCGAGGAAGGAATTCTTCCAG GTGGTGGGGTTGCACTTCTTTATGCATCAAAAGAATTGGACTCATTGCCAACAGCCAACTTTGATCAGAAGATTGGTGTTCAAATTATTCAGAACGCTCTGAAG ACACCAGTATATACAATTGCCTCTAATGCTGGGGTGGAAGGATCAGTAGTGGTTGGCAAATTGTTGGAGCAGGATAACCCGGATCTTGGATATGATGCTGCAAAAG GTGAATATGTTGATATGGTTAAAGCAGGAATCATTGATCCATTGAAAGTAATTAGGACGGCCCTGGTTGATGCTGCTAG TGTGTCATCTTTATTAACTACAACTGAAGCTGTTATCGTTGAGCTTCCCAAGGATGAGAAGGCAGCTCCAGCTATGCCTGGTGGTGGTATGGACTACTAA